One part of the Saprospiraceae bacterium genome encodes these proteins:
- a CDS encoding sigma-70 family RNA polymerase sigma factor produces the protein MKIKTSMIDDSELLELLKNGDSKGFKEIHLKTFRSVSSYVNNNSGNFEDAQDLFQDSMIAFLNNIRKPEFQLSSSIQNYFLSIVRNLWLRQLRNNKMKHVENLDGLSEQWIQLMDSECETMELENERQEKLAKQFEVLGVECKTLLTEYYYFNKSLDEISKKMNYTYDFIKVKKFRCMKELKNKMINDK, from the coding sequence ATGAAAATTAAAACATCGATGATTGATGACTCGGAATTATTGGAGTTATTAAAGAACGGTGATTCAAAAGGATTTAAAGAAATTCATTTGAAGACATTTCGGTCTGTTTCCAGCTATGTGAATAATAATAGTGGAAATTTTGAAGATGCTCAGGATTTGTTTCAGGATAGCATGATTGCTTTTTTAAATAATATCCGGAAGCCAGAATTTCAATTGAGTAGTAGTATTCAAAATTATTTTCTATCGATTGTCCGCAATCTTTGGTTGCGACAATTAAGAAATAATAAAATGAAGCATGTAGAAAATCTTGATGGTTTATCAGAACAATGGATTCAATTAATGGATTCAGAATGTGAAACCATGGAATTAGAAAATGAGCGCCAGGAAAAACTAGCAAAGCAATTTGAAGTGCTGGGTGTAGAGTGTAAAACTTTATTAACGGAATATTATTATTTCAATAAATCTTTAGATGAGATTTCAAAAAAAATGAATTATACCTATGATTTTATTAAGGTAAAGAAATTCAGATGTATGAAAGAACTTAAAAATAAAATGATTAATGATAAATAA
- a CDS encoding TlpA family protein disulfide reductase, whose amino-acid sequence MDLQGKKFTLSEFKGKAIFLNFWASWCGPCIQEMESIMALKDQFKDSLIFLAASAEDQTQIEKFISKHNINLNFVRLTGSYLDAYIISLPTTLLIDRHSKLLEEVEGYRDWTDEANVQKIKRLIKY is encoded by the coding sequence ATGGATCTTCAGGGCAAAAAATTTACGCTCTCTGAATTTAAGGGAAAGGCGATTTTTCTAAATTTCTGGGCAAGTTGGTGTGGTCCATGTATTCAGGAGATGGAAAGTATAATGGCACTTAAGGATCAATTTAAAGATAGTTTAATTTTCCTGGCTGCTAGTGCAGAAGACCAAACTCAAATTGAAAAATTTATTTCAAAACATAACATTAATTTAAACTTTGTACGACTGACGGGATCTTATCTGGACGCTTATATTATTTCTTTGCCAACCACCTTATTGATTGATCGTCATAGCAAACTCCTGGAAGAAGTTGAAGGATATCGGGATTGGACTGATGAGGCCAATGTGCAGAAAATAAAACGGCTAATAAAATATTAA
- a CDS encoding OmpA family protein: MCKFILPILMCIFSFNMLCAQIGYPKDPKPGMCYIQCKTEDTWREKNVQITKVPGYVKLEIVPAEFKTVTEQVLVKPAYKKLEIIPAVFKKVTDSIVIADNFNKLTIVPVKFIDLIEEVVTQPAYSKLETRTSIQNCKSKNPFDCVYLCNVEYPEQRIPFSVKKIGTNENSTAQEMPVKKMAVIRDELVTEAHVKEIEIPAVYKSVQKRVLVKDATVRNIEVAPQYENQTTRILEKKGSNTEWEEIDCKLTDFNVLPIYYALNSANLSNAAKDVINQKLWNLMQEKPGIKIEINSHTDSRNSAKYNVDLSQRRAQSVVDYLVSKGIARKRLVAKGYGESRLKEPCPDGANCTEDQHAKNRRTEFRVLTN; encoded by the coding sequence ATGTGTAAGTTCATATTACCTATTCTAATGTGTATATTCAGTTTTAATATGCTTTGTGCACAAATAGGATATCCTAAAGATCCTAAACCCGGTATGTGTTATATTCAATGCAAGACGGAAGATACTTGGCGTGAGAAAAATGTTCAAATAACAAAAGTACCAGGGTATGTGAAATTAGAAATAGTACCAGCAGAATTTAAAACAGTGACCGAACAAGTATTGGTCAAGCCTGCATATAAGAAATTGGAAATCATTCCTGCAGTTTTCAAGAAAGTTACCGATTCAATAGTCATTGCTGATAATTTTAATAAACTTACAATAGTACCTGTAAAGTTTATTGATCTCATTGAGGAAGTTGTAACACAACCTGCATATTCAAAACTTGAAACCAGGACTTCGATCCAAAACTGTAAATCAAAAAATCCCTTTGATTGTGTATATTTATGTAATGTTGAGTATCCAGAACAAAGAATCCCATTTTCAGTAAAAAAGATAGGTACAAATGAAAACTCAACTGCACAAGAAATGCCTGTTAAGAAGATGGCAGTTATAAGAGACGAACTTGTGACGGAAGCACATGTTAAAGAAATTGAAATCCCAGCAGTATATAAGTCTGTACAAAAAAGAGTATTAGTTAAAGATGCTACTGTTCGCAATATAGAAGTTGCTCCGCAATATGAAAATCAAACAACCCGGATTTTGGAGAAAAAAGGAAGCAATACAGAATGGGAAGAAATTGATTGCAAACTAACGGACTTTAATGTACTGCCTATTTATTATGCTTTAAATAGTGCAAACCTATCCAATGCAGCGAAGGATGTTATTAATCAAAAATTATGGAATCTTATGCAGGAAAAACCTGGGATTAAAATCGAGATAAATTCTCATACAGATTCAAGGAATTCAGCAAAATATAACGTAGACCTTTCTCAAAGACGAGCTCAATCTGTGGTGGATTATCTTGTTTCAAAAGGCATTGCAAGAAAACGTTTAGTCGCTAAAGGCTATGGCGAAAGTCGATTAAAAGAACCTTGTCCGGATGGTGCAAATTGCACTGAAGACCAACATGCAAAAAACAGACGGACTGAGTTTAGAGTTTTAACGAATTAG
- a CDS encoding energy transducer TonB codes for MVGQSLASVQRHGPEIVGDHIDTLRYFNNGSEKEDFKLVKATLYKKVDKMPVLTGCETDADPDECSKKKLIDLLYNHIKYPVEAKKLRIQGVVYAKYIVRTDGSLTNIRIERGIGAGCDEEVLQFINILPKYIPGYQDGKAVPVQITLPVKFRLMK; via the coding sequence ATGGTCGGTCAGTCTTTGGCATCCGTACAAAGGCATGGCCCTGAAATTGTTGGCGACCATATAGACACCCTCCGCTATTTTAATAATGGTTCTGAAAAAGAAGACTTCAAGTTAGTTAAAGCTACTTTATATAAAAAGGTCGATAAAATGCCCGTTTTGACAGGCTGTGAAACGGATGCAGACCCTGATGAATGCAGCAAAAAGAAACTCATAGATTTATTATATAACCATATAAAATATCCTGTGGAAGCTAAAAAGCTTCGGATACAAGGTGTAGTTTATGCAAAATATATAGTGCGTACAGATGGAAGTCTTACGAATATTCGAATAGAAAGGGGTATCGGAGCTGGTTGTGACGAAGAAGTATTGCAATTTATAAATATTCTTCCTAAATACATCCCAGGATATCAAGATGGTAAGGCCGTACCTGTTCAAATTACACTTCCCGTGAAATTTCGTTTAATGAAATAA
- a CDS encoding caspase family protein, whose product MKRILVSFCIWIGVLSVLAQNSKGIAPAGGKVKEGTGKTWAVVVGISDYQNPDIPDLAYAHVDAASFVAYLKSPAGGKIEESHIVSLLNEKATAGQFASALDWLMENVKEGDQAIIYFSGHGDVERKTITQPGFLLCWDSPAKVYMGGGTFGLVYLQEIISTLSIQMKAKVVVITDACRSGKLAGSEIGGSQATAANLAKQYANEIKIMSCQPDELSLEGSEWGGGRGVFSYFLLNGLTGLADSNKDGSVTLFEIERYLGDKVTEATSPRSQIPLTIGTKSITISTVDQPSLLALKNHEQIENYATGFVASVDQKTKEESKVTVDPILLEKYAKFKKALKEGHLIFPEENSAFSLFQQIKDKPFIASEQVMIQSNLAAALQDDAQQAMNDYLKADPKELRKRWSFDDRYEKFPIYLNKAAELLGQTHFLYTTIKAREHYFTGLNKRFEGERKKDSILIRQAYAEQMKTIQLDSNAAYAYNELGLLERRFNNFQRAIEFFNKASYQSPKWVFPWANLCITYVDLGNAAKAIQYGQKAITMDPSSPISHYNLGKAYELQSDWNKASEHFATTFQLDSLYFNALFQLGLMFKNLGNNTQAEYAWIKYSQLMEKDPWVYYNLACVYNIQGKEEKALQALEMSFELGFKEFNELETDTDLKTVLTNPKYIELKKKYFQ is encoded by the coding sequence ATGAAAAGGATTCTGGTTAGTTTTTGCATTTGGATTGGAGTCTTAAGTGTATTAGCACAGAATTCAAAAGGGATTGCACCTGCAGGTGGCAAAGTAAAAGAGGGAACAGGTAAAACATGGGCTGTTGTGGTAGGTATTTCAGATTACCAAAATCCAGATATTCCGGATTTAGCCTATGCTCATGTTGATGCAGCTTCTTTTGTTGCATATTTAAAAAGTCCTGCAGGTGGCAAAATTGAGGAGTCACATATCGTTAGTTTGTTGAATGAAAAAGCAACTGCTGGTCAATTTGCATCCGCATTAGATTGGCTTATGGAAAATGTGAAAGAAGGGGATCAGGCAATTATTTATTTTTCTGGTCACGGGGATGTTGAAAGAAAAACCATAACACAGCCAGGCTTTTTATTGTGTTGGGATTCTCCTGCGAAAGTTTATATGGGTGGTGGAACTTTTGGCTTGGTATATCTCCAGGAAATTATTTCTACATTATCTATTCAAATGAAGGCAAAAGTTGTTGTCATTACGGATGCTTGTAGATCTGGTAAACTTGCCGGAAGTGAAATTGGGGGAAGTCAGGCGACTGCTGCAAATTTGGCAAAACAATATGCTAATGAAATTAAAATCATGTCATGCCAACCAGACGAACTATCATTAGAAGGTTCTGAGTGGGGTGGAGGAAGAGGTGTGTTTTCATATTTCTTATTAAATGGTTTAACCGGACTTGCAGACAGTAATAAAGATGGCAGTGTTACACTATTTGAAATTGAACGTTATTTGGGAGATAAAGTGACTGAAGCAACTTCGCCGAGAAGTCAGATTCCATTAACGATAGGTACAAAAAGTATCACCATTAGTACAGTGGATCAACCGAGTTTGTTAGCTTTAAAAAATCATGAACAAATAGAAAATTATGCTACAGGTTTTGTTGCAAGTGTGGATCAAAAAACAAAAGAAGAAAGTAAAGTCACTGTAGATCCAATTCTTTTGGAAAAATATGCAAAGTTTAAAAAGGCACTTAAGGAAGGTCATTTGATATTTCCAGAAGAAAATTCAGCTTTTAGCCTATTTCAACAAATCAAAGACAAACCATTTATTGCTTCAGAACAGGTTATGATTCAAAGTAATTTGGCAGCTGCTTTACAAGATGATGCACAACAAGCAATGAACGATTATTTGAAAGCAGATCCTAAGGAATTACGCAAACGGTGGAGTTTCGATGATCGATATGAAAAATTTCCAATCTATTTAAATAAAGCTGCTGAGTTATTAGGCCAAACCCACTTTTTATATACGACTATTAAAGCCCGGGAACATTATTTTACAGGTTTAAATAAACGCTTTGAAGGGGAACGCAAAAAAGATTCTATTTTAATTCGTCAGGCATATGCTGAACAAATGAAAACAATTCAATTAGATTCCAATGCCGCCTATGCATATAACGAACTTGGACTGCTAGAAAGGAGATTTAATAATTTTCAACGGGCAATTGAGTTTTTTAATAAAGCAAGTTACCAATCTCCTAAATGGGTTTTTCCTTGGGCAAATTTATGTATAACTTATGTTGATTTAGGAAATGCCGCAAAGGCAATTCAGTATGGTCAAAAAGCAATCACTATGGATCCAAGTTCTCCCATTTCACATTATAATTTGGGAAAAGCATACGAACTGCAATCCGACTGGAATAAAGCAAGTGAACATTTTGCAACTACTTTTCAATTGGATAGTCTTTATTTTAATGCTTTGTTTCAATTAGGTTTGATGTTCAAGAATCTTGGAAATAATACACAAGCGGAATATGCTTGGATAAAATATAGTCAACTTATGGAAAAGGATCCTTGGGTATATTATAATTTAGCCTGTGTTTATAATATTCAAGGTAAGGAAGAGAAAGCCTTACAAGCTCTGGAGATGTCATTTGAACTTGGATTTAAAGAATTTAATGAATTAGAAACAGATACTGATTTGAAAACAGTTTTGACTAACCCAAAGTATATTGAATTAAAGAAAAAATACTTTCAATAA
- a CDS encoding GNAT family N-acetyltransferase, whose translation MQELKRTNSSNMDFQFLVNFLDQDLKIKDGDDHAFYAQYNKSDNIQHVIIYYSDNIPIGCGAIKPYETNIAEIKRMFVMPASRGQGVALKILYALEAWAKELNFQECILETGKKQIEALKLYPKAGYTIIPNYGQYQNMENSVCMKKTL comes from the coding sequence ATGCAAGAGCTTAAAAGGACAAATTCTTCAAATATGGATTTTCAATTTCTTGTAAATTTTTTAGATCAAGACTTGAAAATAAAAGATGGAGATGATCATGCATTCTATGCGCAATATAATAAATCAGATAACATTCAACATGTAATTATATACTATTCTGATAATATACCTATAGGCTGTGGAGCCATTAAACCATATGAAACCAACATTGCCGAAATCAAGAGAATGTTTGTTATGCCTGCTTCTCGGGGTCAAGGGGTTGCATTAAAAATATTATATGCACTGGAAGCTTGGGCAAAAGAATTAAACTTCCAGGAATGTATATTGGAAACTGGAAAAAAGCAAATTGAAGCTTTAAAACTTTATCCTAAAGCAGGATATACGATAATACCAAATTATGGTCAATATCAGAATATGGAAAATAGTGTTTGTATGAAAAAGACACTTTAA
- a CDS encoding nuclear transport factor 2 family protein, which yields MTNLECIQHFYNCFAKADIEGMLSCYHENIEFEDPAFGKLYGLDVSKMWRMLIIRCKGQLQISYKNAFANDKTGSVQWKAEYEFSQTGRKIVNNITAHFEFKNGKIIKHSDHFNLWKWTQQAFGWKGYLFGWTSFMKNKIRKQTNTLLNKFEVR from the coding sequence ATGACGAACTTAGAATGCATCCAACATTTTTACAATTGCTTTGCAAAAGCTGATATTGAAGGTATGCTCAGTTGTTACCACGAGAATATAGAATTTGAAGATCCTGCATTTGGTAAATTATATGGCTTGGATGTATCTAAAATGTGGCGTATGTTAATAATTCGATGTAAAGGCCAGCTTCAAATTAGCTACAAAAATGCATTTGCTAATGATAAAACAGGAAGTGTCCAATGGAAGGCGGAATATGAATTTAGTCAAACGGGAAGAAAAATTGTAAATAATATTACTGCGCACTTTGAATTTAAAAACGGAAAAATAATAAAACATTCCGATCATTTCAATCTATGGAAATGGACACAACAAGCATTTGGATGGAAGGGATATTTATTCGGTTGGACTTCCTTTATGAAAAATAAAATTCGCAAACAAACAAATACCTTATTAAATAAATTTGAAGTTCGTTAA
- a CDS encoding caspase family protein, producing the protein MEILTKRIFGNYTLQEYLGSGSFSSVYIATHNYTKEQVALKVAHSTDIKLIEEFNHIVKTGLKGLLKIQHPNIIGIKEYFISSENNTSHFVMVLELIKGNSLDKIPNINSLSVQNKLNLFIKICNAIQFAHEFEYLDSNEYHSYKIKGIYHGDIKPNNIMVTPDLDPKIIDFSFLNLKKISGENEPHIGNKEVNTGAFGTTGFMAPEQETLGVINEKTDIYALGIVLKQLIYGFKYENPGIKNTLHTNINKIIAKATHLNPNSRYDSVLCLRKDIVHLNSSFLIRHKWKALSIACTFLILVYFLFNTNNGSSFTVFSKNIQELNNDNQRGVKSKNENLSNIDLSKNKYYALLIGNNEYRHWKDLNYPIQDVNQMKNTLQSKYTFEKENIKIVENGTYEIIYKAFESFSDSGPNTYLLIYYAGHGKYDTETDKAALIPVDSELNSDSKNLTSDLIRDLLKKSKIHNILFISDACYLGAMASRGEHHDSIAKHDVSSFKSFASKQSRKFISSGAKETVPDKSYFNEYLIKYLNNNENEFTFEYTIYNDIIEPIRRNSLTTPVYGVFFDTKDEGGHFFLIKRKNK; encoded by the coding sequence ATGGAAATCTTAACAAAACGTATTTTCGGAAATTACACCCTACAGGAATATTTAGGAAGCGGAAGTTTCTCTTCGGTATATATTGCCACCCATAATTATACCAAAGAACAGGTAGCTTTAAAAGTAGCACATTCAACAGATATAAAGCTCATTGAGGAATTTAATCATATTGTTAAAACCGGATTAAAAGGCCTTTTAAAAATTCAGCACCCGAATATTATAGGCATCAAAGAATACTTTATTTCAAGTGAAAACAATACAAGTCACTTTGTAATGGTATTAGAATTAATAAAAGGAAACTCATTGGATAAAATTCCAAACATTAACTCCTTAAGCGTTCAGAATAAACTTAACTTATTTATTAAAATTTGTAATGCCATTCAATTTGCTCATGAATTTGAATATTTGGATTCAAATGAATATCACTCCTACAAAATAAAAGGTATTTATCATGGTGACATCAAGCCAAATAATATTATGGTTACGCCAGATTTAGATCCCAAAATAATCGACTTTTCCTTCCTTAATTTAAAGAAAATATCTGGAGAAAATGAGCCTCATATTGGAAATAAAGAAGTCAATACCGGAGCTTTTGGCACAACCGGTTTTATGGCTCCTGAACAAGAAACTTTAGGGGTAATTAATGAGAAAACGGATATCTACGCATTAGGCATTGTATTAAAGCAATTGATTTATGGATTTAAATACGAAAATCCTGGAATTAAAAATACACTCCATACAAATATTAATAAAATTATTGCAAAAGCAACTCATTTAAATCCAAATAGTCGATATGATTCTGTTTTATGCCTAAGAAAAGATATTGTGCATTTAAATTCATCTTTTTTAATTCGGCATAAATGGAAGGCTTTATCCATAGCATGTACATTTTTAATACTTGTGTATTTTCTTTTCAATACTAACAATGGTTCTTCATTTACTGTATTTAGTAAGAATATCCAGGAATTAAATAATGATAATCAACGAGGGGTCAAATCAAAAAATGAAAATTTAAGTAATATTGATTTGAGTAAAAATAAATATTATGCTTTATTGATTGGTAATAATGAATATCGACATTGGAAGGATTTAAATTATCCTATTCAAGATGTGAACCAAATGAAAAATACCTTGCAATCAAAATATACTTTTGAAAAAGAGAATATTAAAATAGTTGAGAATGGAACTTATGAAATTATATACAAAGCCTTTGAATCCTTTTCTGATAGTGGACCCAATACGTATTTATTAATTTATTATGCTGGCCACGGCAAATATGATACGGAAACAGATAAAGCTGCATTGATTCCTGTAGATTCAGAATTGAATTCAGATTCAAAAAATCTTACCAGCGATCTGATACGAGATTTACTTAAGAAAAGTAAAATTCACAATATACTTTTCATTTCTGATGCCTGCTATTTAGGTGCTATGGCCTCCAGAGGGGAACACCATGATAGCATTGCAAAACATGATGTAAGTTCGTTCAAAAGCTTTGCATCTAAGCAATCCCGAAAATTTATTTCAAGTGGAGCAAAGGAAACGGTTCCTGACAAATCCTATTTTAATGAATATCTTATAAAGTATCTTAACAACAATGAAAACGAATTCACTTTTGAATATACGATTTACAACGATATTATTGAACCTATTCGAAGAAATTCTTTGACAACGCCTGTTTATGGAGTATTTTTTGATACCAAAGATGAAGGCGGACACTTTTTTCTAATTAAAAGAAAAAATAAATAA
- a CDS encoding caspase family protein translates to MKVKLTIFFFFVLMFGYAQVPNLVIPIGHTGGVTSLAVSTKNAYILSGSRDNTAKIWDAGTHEIQKFTLTEQVQAVTFSPGGDSVLLGSTDAKLSILKLTGELIAKIGGHTKSINAVSFSPDGKRILSGSDDFTAILQDVNGSNKTVFRHKGVVTSVAFSKDGKSIVTGSADKTAVIRNLKSGSTQTLAHPEAVMQLCMSRNGKFIVTTTNGKIPTARLWSSAGVELQHITHLDKILACDFSPDSNLIATASFDGKVKIWNTNGLVLREFKAYNWGLSAVRFSADGKSIYTSTEVEMEPIIQWDLKGKPMKYFKGHAQVVTSVCSSPDNQIIVTGCADNSLKVWDVFHNTFNSYKKHEARINAVAYAPNNNLILTGSDDKTVKLWDVKGNVIFTKKLQDRVTSVAFSKDGNSFLASCYSGCTMLWKTNGDTISKLNQIEKVYTAAFSPNGEFIATGSYEGVIRLFDLLGNPLNVINTESQINSLVFSTDSKSVITANYNGLTQYWNISTGENTGKLGRPMEELFSLTISKDGKFLATGADNGVLTLWDPETQNSKNLVGHTSKVTSLNFMSNNTILISGSADGTVKLWDCNSGQEMVTMVSLDSIDWAVKNPKGLFDASANSLDKSSYYYIVDLEVVDLDQLKEKYYQPGLLAGSLGILNIEFRDVSNFGSIELVPKIEANFQNDTDIEVNIEVRKGGMGKLGLFINDREVNENVNPENKTKLIINLNPYQKYLAVDSNQISLRVYSANGWLKSQSIDLPLYPLKGSKGGSGNDMNQEPVKTFKGIPSLFALFVGTSNYAGTAIDLVFPDKDATYMAKGISEIGKRLFKKPLHIKLLTTAARNPDSIANKKNIEKILKEYAAIAKEGDVLMLYFSGHGATYRIGDKAPFYYLTQDISTEADLGNQSLREKFALSSEELQNLIKPIAARKQVLIFDACHSGNASESFDGVAARDLSPSAIIALDRLKDKMGMFILSGSAADKVSFEASEYGQGLLTYSLLQGIKGFAVEVNKNVDVQNLFSHAVKTVPELAKNINKIQVPVLAIPKSGTSFPIGVMDTILQIPDVKSKPVFIRHMLSEEIVSGDSLGVNDALSEYFRGIMAEGPEAELVYWDLISYPNAYMLDGFYKIEGTTIKLQANLKRGKKLVKKLPLISGSTSDLKKLSSDVFDEVLLLLPKN, encoded by the coding sequence ATGAAAGTTAAATTGACTATCTTTTTCTTTTTTGTTTTAATGTTTGGGTATGCCCAAGTGCCTAATTTGGTCATTCCAATTGGCCATACTGGGGGCGTAACTTCATTGGCAGTTTCTACAAAAAATGCTTATATTTTGAGTGGTAGCCGGGATAATACAGCTAAAATTTGGGATGCTGGTACTCATGAAATTCAAAAATTCACCTTGACAGAGCAAGTGCAAGCGGTGACTTTCTCACCGGGTGGTGATTCTGTTTTGCTTGGATCAACGGATGCCAAATTGAGCATATTGAAACTTACAGGCGAACTTATTGCAAAAATTGGAGGCCATACTAAGAGTATTAATGCTGTGTCCTTCTCGCCAGATGGTAAGAGAATACTTAGCGGAAGTGATGATTTTACAGCAATCCTTCAGGATGTAAATGGATCAAATAAAACAGTTTTTAGACATAAAGGTGTCGTTACGAGTGTAGCTTTTTCAAAGGATGGAAAATCCATAGTTACAGGAAGTGCAGACAAAACGGCGGTTATCAGAAATTTAAAAAGTGGTAGCACCCAAACGCTTGCTCACCCTGAGGCAGTAATGCAACTTTGCATGTCACGAAATGGAAAATTTATTGTTACCACTACGAATGGTAAAATCCCAACTGCCCGGCTTTGGTCCAGTGCTGGAGTGGAATTACAACACATAACTCATTTGGATAAAATTCTTGCCTGTGATTTCTCCCCAGATAGTAATTTGATTGCCACTGCGAGTTTTGATGGAAAAGTAAAAATATGGAATACGAATGGGCTTGTCCTAAGAGAGTTTAAAGCTTATAATTGGGGATTGAGTGCAGTCCGTTTTTCTGCTGATGGGAAATCAATTTACACCAGTACAGAAGTTGAAATGGAGCCGATTATTCAATGGGATTTGAAAGGAAAACCAATGAAGTATTTTAAAGGGCACGCGCAAGTAGTGACTTCCGTATGTTCTTCTCCTGATAACCAAATTATTGTTACGGGTTGCGCAGACAACTCTTTAAAAGTATGGGATGTTTTTCATAATACCTTTAATAGTTATAAAAAGCATGAAGCAAGAATAAATGCAGTTGCATATGCTCCCAATAATAATCTCATTTTGACAGGAAGTGATGATAAGACAGTAAAACTTTGGGATGTAAAAGGAAATGTAATTTTTACAAAGAAACTACAGGATAGAGTAACATCAGTGGCCTTTTCTAAGGATGGGAATTCATTTCTCGCTTCTTGTTATAGTGGATGTACCATGTTGTGGAAAACAAATGGAGACACCATCTCTAAATTAAATCAGATTGAAAAAGTTTATACAGCAGCTTTTTCTCCGAATGGTGAGTTTATTGCTACCGGAAGTTATGAAGGTGTCATTCGATTATTTGATCTCTTAGGAAATCCATTGAACGTAATAAATACGGAATCACAAATTAATAGTTTGGTTTTTTCAACGGATAGTAAATCTGTTATAACTGCGAATTATAATGGATTAACTCAATATTGGAATATCAGTACAGGTGAAAATACTGGAAAACTCGGCAGGCCAATGGAAGAACTTTTTTCCTTGACTATTTCAAAAGATGGAAAGTTTCTTGCAACCGGCGCTGATAATGGGGTTTTAACTTTATGGGATCCTGAAACTCAAAATTCAAAGAATTTAGTAGGTCATACAAGCAAAGTAACAAGCTTGAATTTCATGTCAAACAATACAATTTTAATTAGCGGAAGTGCTGATGGAACAGTAAAACTCTGGGATTGTAATTCAGGACAGGAAATGGTAACCATGGTTTCATTAGATTCGATAGATTGGGCTGTAAAAAATCCAAAAGGATTATTTGATGCTTCGGCAAATTCATTAGACAAATCGAGTTATTATTATATAGTAGATTTGGAAGTGGTGGATTTGGATCAATTAAAAGAAAAATATTATCAACCGGGTTTGTTGGCTGGAAGTTTAGGTATATTAAACATTGAATTTCGGGATGTATCAAATTTCGGTTCTATAGAATTAGTTCCTAAAATCGAAGCGAATTTTCAAAACGATACTGACATTGAAGTAAATATAGAAGTTAGAAAAGGAGGAATGGGTAAATTAGGATTATTTATAAATGATCGGGAAGTAAACGAAAATGTAAATCCTGAAAACAAAACGAAGCTGATCATAAATTTAAATCCTTACCAAAAATATTTGGCTGTCGATAGTAATCAAATATCCTTGCGTGTATATAGTGCTAATGGTTGGTTAAAAAGTCAATCTATTGATCTTCCATTATATCCATTGAAAGGTAGCAAAGGTGGATCTGGAAATGATATGAACCAGGAGCCTGTCAAAACGTTCAAAGGGATACCAAGTTTATTTGCATTATTTGTAGGAACCTCAAATTATGCTGGCACTGCTATTGATTTAGTGTTTCCGGATAAAGATGCTACCTATATGGCAAAAGGGATTAGCGAAATTGGTAAACGATTATTTAAAAAACCACTGCATATAAAGTTATTAACCACGGCTGCACGGAATCCGGATTCTATTGCAAACAAAAAGAATATCGAAAAAATTCTAAAGGAATATGCAGCGATAGCAAAAGAAGGAGATGTATTGATGCTTTATTTTTCAGGGCATGGTGCTACTTATAGAATCGGTGATAAAGCGCCATTCTATTATTTGACACAAGACATTTCTACAGAAGCCGACTTAGGAAATCAAAGTTTGCGTGAGAAGTTTGCATTATCTTCTGAAGAATTGCAAAATTTAATAAAGCCTATAGCAGCCAGAAAGCAAGTCTTAATATTTGATGCTTGCCATTCAGGAAATGCATCAGAGTCCTTTGATGGGGTCGCAGCAAGAGATTTAAGTCCTTCAGCAATTATTGCATTGGATCGTTTAAAAGATAAAATGGGGATGTTTATCCTTTCTGGTAGCGCAGCAGATAAAGTTAGTTTTGAGGCGAGTGAATATGGGCAAGGACTTTTAACCTATAGTTTACTTCAAGGGATTAAAGGCTTTGCCGTTGAAGTAAATAAAAATGTGGATGTTCAAAATTTGTTTAGCCATGCAGTAAAAACAGTTCCTGAATTAGCTAAGAATATAAATAAAATACAAGTACCTGTGCTTGCAATTCCAAAAAGTGGTACCAGTTTCCCAATAGGAGTAATGGATACTATTTTACAAATACCCGATGTGAAGTCTAAACCAGTTTTTATTCGGCATATGCTTTCAGAGGAAATTGTATCTGGAGATTCCTTAGGTGTCAATGATGCACTTTCTGAATATTTTAGAGGAATCATGGCTGAAGGTCCAGAAGCTGAACTTGTTTATTGGGATTTAATTTCTTATCCAAATGCTTATATGTTGGATGGCTTCTATAAAATTGAAGGAACCACAATTAAATTACAAGCGAATTTGAAACGGGGTAAAAAACTAGTTAAAAAATTGCCATTGATTTCTGGAAGTACATCAGACTTGAAAAAATTAAGCAGTGATGTTTTTGATGAAGTACTTTTACTGCTCCCAAAAAATTAA